Proteins encoded together in one Stigmatella aurantiaca window:
- a CDS encoding ExbD/TolR family protein codes for MGMSAGSNKGIKNEINVTPLVDVVLVLLIIFMVITPMLQRGKSVTLPKAQNTEKDKTDSDPLILSVTPDKKTFLENDEFDAAGLETKLREELGKTPGRKILLKGDNTLDVGDVRRVMDIARKAQAKSIALGVEELKE; via the coding sequence ATGGGAATGTCAGCAGGCTCCAACAAGGGGATCAAGAACGAGATCAACGTCACGCCCCTGGTGGACGTGGTGCTCGTGCTCCTCATCATCTTCATGGTCATCACGCCCATGCTTCAGCGGGGCAAGTCCGTGACGCTGCCCAAGGCGCAGAACACCGAGAAGGACAAGACGGACTCGGATCCGCTGATCCTGTCCGTCACGCCGGACAAGAAGACGTTCCTGGAGAACGACGAGTTCGACGCGGCGGGGCTGGAGACCAAGCTGCGCGAGGAGCTCGGCAAGACGCCCGGCCGGAAGATCCTCCTCAAGGGTGACAACACGCTGGATGTCGGCGACGTGCGCCGGGTGATGGACATCGCGCGCAAGGCGCAGGCCAAGAGCATCGCGCTCGGCGTCGAGGAGCTGAAGGAATAG
- a CDS encoding radical SAM protein, giving the protein MEGRYSLVEAVRARLADEQGTLFKEAPYRVALCYPSPYHVGMSSLGYQTIYREFHAHPDVSAERVFLPDDVEAYKKTRTPLFTYESAAHVSSLPMLAFSVAYELELTGLFTMLELAGLPVLREERTARHPLIVAGGPLTFSNPDPLEPFVDVLLQGEAEELVHTLLEAALTMEREALLDHLAQRPGFLVPGRGGKRYFVAKALDARLPARSQIITPHTELRSMFLIEPERGCSRGCHYCVMRRTTNGGMRTVPPERVLSLIPEHARRVGLVGAAVTDHPRIVELLRTLVDAGREVGVSSLRADRLTQELVDTLRRGGASNLTVAADGASQRMRDLVDRKHSEEQIVRAANFARNAGFKQLKVYNVVGLPLEEDADVDELIRFTTELSRIIPVALGVAPFVAKRNTPLDGAPFAGIREVDAKLDRLRKGLRGRAEVRPTSARWAWVEYMLAQCGPEAGLAAMDAWKAGAGFAAFKRAFEARGCVPYLARRVDDGRRNPTVWPTVPQVAPLGAGALLEGPLASADGAMRRRSVEH; this is encoded by the coding sequence ATGGAGGGCCGGTACTCACTCGTCGAAGCAGTCCGCGCACGGCTGGCGGACGAGCAGGGAACGCTCTTCAAGGAAGCGCCCTACCGGGTGGCCCTGTGCTACCCGAGCCCCTACCACGTGGGGATGAGCTCCCTCGGCTACCAGACGATCTACCGGGAGTTTCACGCGCACCCGGACGTCTCCGCCGAGCGCGTCTTCCTCCCGGACGATGTGGAGGCTTACAAAAAGACCCGGACCCCGCTCTTCACCTATGAGTCCGCGGCCCATGTCTCCAGCCTGCCGATGCTCGCCTTCTCGGTGGCCTATGAGCTGGAGCTCACCGGGCTCTTCACGATGCTGGAGCTGGCGGGCCTGCCCGTGCTCCGGGAAGAGCGGACGGCGCGGCACCCGCTGATTGTCGCCGGGGGGCCGCTGACCTTCTCCAACCCGGACCCGCTGGAGCCCTTCGTGGATGTGCTGCTCCAGGGGGAGGCGGAGGAACTCGTCCATACCCTGCTGGAGGCCGCCCTCACGATGGAGCGGGAGGCCCTGCTGGACCACCTGGCGCAGCGGCCCGGCTTCCTGGTGCCTGGGCGGGGCGGCAAGCGCTACTTCGTCGCCAAGGCGTTGGATGCCCGGCTCCCGGCCCGCTCGCAGATCATCACCCCCCATACCGAGCTGCGGTCGATGTTCCTCATCGAGCCCGAGCGTGGGTGCTCCCGGGGCTGCCACTACTGTGTGATGCGGCGGACCACCAATGGGGGGATGCGGACGGTGCCTCCCGAGCGGGTGCTGTCGCTCATTCCCGAGCATGCCCGGCGCGTGGGGCTGGTGGGCGCGGCCGTCACGGACCATCCGCGCATCGTCGAGCTGCTGCGGACCCTGGTGGACGCGGGCCGGGAGGTGGGCGTGTCCTCGCTGCGCGCGGACCGGCTCACCCAGGAGTTGGTGGACACCCTGCGCCGGGGCGGCGCCTCCAACCTCACCGTGGCCGCGGATGGTGCCTCTCAGCGGATGAGAGACCTGGTGGATCGCAAGCACTCGGAGGAGCAGATTGTCCGCGCGGCGAACTTCGCGCGGAACGCGGGGTTCAAGCAGCTCAAGGTCTACAACGTCGTCGGCCTCCCCCTGGAGGAGGACGCGGACGTGGACGAGCTCATCCGCTTCACCACCGAGCTGTCGCGCATCATCCCCGTGGCGCTGGGGGTGGCCCCCTTCGTGGCCAAGCGCAACACCCCACTGGATGGCGCGCCCTTCGCGGGCATCCGCGAGGTGGATGCGAAGCTGGACCGGTTGAGGAAAGGGCTGCGCGGCCGGGCGGAGGTGCGCCCCACCTCGGCCCGGTGGGCCTGGGTGGAGTACATGCTCGCCCAATGTGGCCCCGAGGCGGGGCTGGCCGCCATGGACGCCTGGAAGGCCGGGGCGGGGTTCGCCGCCTTCAAGCGGGCCTTCGAGGCGCGCGGGTGTGTGCCGTACCTGGCCCGCCGGGTGGATGATGGGCGGCGAAACCCCACCGTCTGGCCCACGGTGCCTCAGGTGGCCCCACTCGGGGCGGGCGCTCTGCTAGAAGGCCCGCTGGCGTCGGCGGACGGCGCGATGAGGAGACGCAGCGTTGAGCACTGA
- a CDS encoding ExbD/TolR family protein, with the protein MAAHKQRQWVKPQSAPNSDINVTPLVDVVLVLLIIFMVVTPLLEKDIEVRVPETEVENTPPPENPDQLVVQLDETGKIKINAEQMASPDDYVTRLKRMLAAKPKEERIVFFMATDKTNYGSLVAALDGAKAAGAFVLGMATEDLPQGAVVPGADGAVPEAPPAPPAP; encoded by the coding sequence ATGGCCGCACACAAGCAACGGCAGTGGGTCAAGCCGCAGAGCGCCCCCAACTCGGACATCAACGTCACCCCGCTGGTGGACGTGGTGCTCGTGCTCCTCATCATCTTCATGGTGGTGACGCCCCTGCTCGAGAAGGACATCGAGGTGCGGGTGCCGGAGACCGAGGTGGAGAACACGCCTCCCCCCGAGAACCCGGACCAGCTCGTGGTGCAGCTCGACGAGACGGGGAAGATCAAGATCAACGCCGAGCAGATGGCGAGCCCGGACGACTACGTCACCCGGCTCAAGCGCATGCTGGCCGCCAAGCCCAAGGAGGAGCGCATCGTCTTCTTCATGGCGACGGACAAGACGAACTACGGCTCGCTCGTCGCCGCGCTGGATGGTGCCAAGGCCGCCGGCGCCTTCGTGCTGGGCATGGCGACGGAAGACCTGCCTCAGGGCGCCGTGGTCCCCGGCGCTGACGGTGCGGTGCCCGAGGCGCCTCCCGCGCCCCCTGCTCCGTAG
- a CDS encoding NAD(P)/FAD-dependent oxidoreductase — MVILGGGFGGLHAALRLKRAPVRVTLVDRHNHHLFQPLLYQVATATLSPSDIASPLRGLLGRHHIAVLLAEATRVDVAAKRVILADGELPYDSLIVATGATHSYFGNNAWAAHAPGLKTIEDALEIRKQVLLAFELAEREPDPALRRQLLTFVIAGGGPTGVELAGALAEISRHALVRDFQNIDPTQARIILVEGNHHLLPTYPEPLARRARQSLERLGVEVRAGARVTRIDETGVFVGDEHIPARTKLWAAGVAASPLARSLGVELDRAGRVPVSPELTLPGRKDVFVIGDLASLQQDGHPIPGVAPAAMQQGKHAASNILRQLQGKPMEPFRYNDRGTFSVIGRGAAVGIAMARFQMSGYPAWLAWLFIHVLFLIGFRSRVAVLLNWAYSYLAFRRSARIITGVIPLLPQASVQSGALAGSTGPGQAPRVEAAPRPGAS, encoded by the coding sequence GCGGGCTCCACGCGGCCCTGCGGCTGAAGCGGGCCCCGGTGCGCGTGACGCTCGTGGACCGCCACAACCACCACCTGTTCCAGCCGCTGCTGTACCAGGTCGCCACCGCGACGCTCAGCCCGAGCGACATCGCCTCGCCGCTGCGAGGCTTGCTGGGCCGCCACCACATTGCCGTGCTGCTCGCGGAGGCCACCCGCGTGGATGTCGCGGCCAAGCGCGTGATTCTCGCGGATGGCGAGCTGCCCTACGACTCGCTCATCGTCGCCACGGGGGCTACCCACTCCTACTTCGGCAACAACGCGTGGGCCGCGCATGCGCCGGGCCTGAAGACCATCGAGGACGCCCTGGAGATCCGCAAGCAGGTCCTGCTGGCCTTCGAGCTGGCCGAGCGCGAGCCGGACCCGGCGTTGCGCCGGCAGCTGTTGACCTTCGTCATCGCCGGGGGAGGGCCCACGGGGGTCGAGCTGGCAGGGGCCCTGGCGGAGATCAGCCGCCATGCCCTGGTGCGCGACTTCCAGAACATCGATCCCACGCAGGCCCGGATCATCCTCGTGGAGGGAAATCATCACCTGCTGCCGACCTATCCCGAGCCGCTCGCGCGGCGGGCAAGGCAGTCGCTGGAGCGGCTGGGCGTCGAGGTACGCGCGGGGGCCCGGGTCACCCGCATCGATGAGACCGGCGTCTTCGTGGGAGACGAGCACATCCCGGCCCGGACGAAGCTCTGGGCCGCGGGGGTCGCAGCCTCCCCGCTGGCCCGGTCCCTGGGCGTGGAGCTGGATCGCGCGGGCCGGGTGCCGGTCTCGCCGGAGCTGACCCTTCCCGGCCGCAAGGACGTCTTCGTCATCGGGGATCTCGCTTCGCTTCAGCAGGACGGACACCCCATTCCCGGGGTAGCGCCGGCGGCGATGCAGCAGGGAAAGCACGCGGCGAGCAACATCCTGCGCCAGCTCCAGGGCAAGCCGATGGAACCGTTCCGCTACAATGACCGGGGCACGTTCTCCGTCATTGGCCGGGGCGCGGCCGTGGGTATCGCCATGGCGCGCTTCCAGATGTCGGGCTACCCCGCATGGCTCGCCTGGTTGTTCATCCACGTGTTGTTCCTCATCGGCTTCCGAAGCAGGGTGGCCGTGCTGCTGAACTGGGCCTACTCGTACCTGGCGTTCCGCCGCTCGGCGCGCATCATCACGGGCGTCATCCCCCTGCTGCCCCAGGCCTCCGTCCAGTCCGGCGCGCTTGCGGGGAGCACGGGCCCCGGGCAGGCACCGCGCGTGGAAGCGGCGCCGCGTCCGGGCGCATCCTGA
- a CDS encoding DUF2378 family protein produces the protein MADELLIFEQTIEALFLRALAGRLKPDCKARLREAGLDVDQKLKPAYAFQSWMTFLRIATEELYADLPVDEGAFKLGELYIEGFRETMLGRAVLSLLRVLGPRRALGRATQSFRAGNNYTESRLTELGASQFELWMNEVGALPSFTAGIIHAGLRVAGAQNIRVEPMDHDGHGCTYRISWKEASVSSSVLGSGDSKASKRAGSINSL, from the coding sequence ATGGCCGACGAGCTCCTGATCTTCGAGCAGACCATCGAAGCGCTCTTTCTCCGGGCGCTCGCCGGACGCTTGAAGCCCGACTGCAAGGCCCGCCTGCGGGAAGCCGGCCTGGACGTCGACCAGAAGCTCAAACCCGCCTACGCGTTCCAGTCCTGGATGACGTTCCTCCGCATCGCCACGGAGGAGCTGTACGCGGACCTGCCCGTGGACGAGGGCGCCTTCAAGCTCGGGGAGCTCTACATCGAGGGCTTCCGGGAGACGATGCTCGGGCGGGCCGTGCTGTCACTGCTGCGCGTGCTGGGCCCCCGGCGGGCCCTGGGCCGTGCGACGCAGAGCTTCCGCGCGGGCAACAACTACACCGAGTCCCGGCTCACCGAGCTGGGCGCCTCCCAGTTCGAGCTGTGGATGAACGAGGTGGGCGCCCTGCCCTCCTTCACCGCCGGCATCATCCACGCCGGGCTGCGCGTGGCGGGCGCGCAGAACATCCGCGTCGAGCCCATGGACCATGATGGCCATGGCTGCACCTACCGGATCAGCTGGAAGGAGGCCTCGGTCTCCTCCTCCGTGCTGGGCAGCGGCGACTCGAAGGCCTCCAAGAGGGCCGGGTCCATCAACTCCCTGTAG
- a CDS encoding YifB family Mg chelatase-like AAA ATPase: MLARVRSGALMGIDAVVVECEVDMALGLPYFNVVGLPEGAVRESKVRVISALKNTGFELPQKRITVNLAPADIRKEGAAFELPIALGVLAAARLMEEEPLGRYLFGGELSLDGWVKPIKGVLPLAVAARNGGFEGVMVPLANAAEAALMEGIQVLPVRHLREAVEHLTGARPLTPYARQAASREASRSPPPLDMADVRGQPDVKLALELAAAGGHNVIMCGPPGSGKTMLARRLPSILPTMTFTEALEVTKIYSVLGLLGEDQALMRERPFRAPHHTISDAGLVGGGPAARPGELSLGHHGVLFLDELPEFRKNVLEVLRQPMEEGFIHLARASQNVTYPCRVMLVAAMNPCPCGYFNVPGRTCTCAEHRVFDYHARVSGPLLDRIDITLQTRPVEYHQIARAHGDEPSSTYYRQRVEAARDRQRARFQGDPGIHCNAQMPPRLLREHCVLSARAERMLELAVRHHGLSARAHDRILKLALTRADLEGHARIEDVDIQLAIDCRILDRRGWLHANTHGALPGRRESFPRPGKP, from the coding sequence ATGCTGGCGAGGGTGAGGTCCGGCGCGTTGATGGGCATCGACGCGGTGGTGGTGGAGTGTGAAGTGGATATGGCGCTGGGGCTTCCCTACTTCAACGTCGTAGGCCTCCCGGAGGGGGCCGTGCGCGAGTCGAAGGTGCGGGTCATCTCGGCCTTGAAGAACACGGGCTTCGAGCTTCCCCAGAAGCGCATCACCGTGAACCTGGCCCCTGCCGACATCCGCAAGGAGGGCGCGGCGTTCGAGCTGCCCATCGCCCTGGGCGTGCTGGCGGCGGCCCGGCTCATGGAGGAGGAGCCCCTGGGGCGCTACCTCTTTGGGGGTGAGCTGTCGCTGGATGGGTGGGTGAAGCCCATCAAGGGCGTCCTTCCGCTGGCGGTGGCCGCGCGAAACGGGGGCTTCGAGGGGGTCATGGTGCCCCTGGCCAACGCGGCCGAGGCAGCCCTCATGGAGGGCATCCAGGTGCTCCCGGTACGCCACCTGCGCGAGGCCGTCGAGCACCTCACCGGCGCCCGCCCCCTTACCCCCTACGCACGCCAGGCGGCCTCCCGGGAAGCCTCCCGGAGCCCCCCGCCCCTCGACATGGCGGATGTGCGCGGGCAGCCCGACGTGAAGCTGGCGCTCGAGCTGGCCGCGGCCGGGGGCCACAACGTCATCATGTGCGGCCCTCCGGGCTCGGGAAAGACCATGCTCGCCCGGCGGCTGCCCAGCATCCTGCCCACGATGACCTTCACCGAGGCGCTGGAGGTGACGAAGATTTACTCGGTCCTGGGGCTGCTGGGCGAAGACCAGGCCCTGATGCGGGAGCGCCCCTTCCGGGCGCCTCACCACACCATCTCCGACGCGGGGCTTGTCGGCGGGGGCCCGGCGGCCCGGCCCGGGGAGCTGTCGCTGGGGCACCACGGGGTGCTGTTCCTCGATGAGCTGCCGGAGTTCCGCAAGAACGTGCTGGAGGTGCTGCGCCAGCCCATGGAGGAGGGCTTCATCCACCTGGCACGGGCCAGCCAGAACGTCACCTACCCCTGCCGGGTGATGCTGGTGGCGGCGATGAACCCCTGCCCCTGTGGCTACTTCAACGTGCCGGGCCGCACCTGCACCTGCGCCGAGCACCGCGTCTTCGACTACCACGCCCGGGTGAGTGGGCCCTTGCTGGACCGCATCGACATCACCTTGCAGACCCGGCCCGTGGAGTACCACCAGATCGCCCGGGCCCACGGCGACGAGCCCTCGAGCACGTACTACCGGCAGCGGGTGGAAGCCGCCCGGGACCGGCAACGCGCCCGGTTCCAGGGGGATCCGGGCATCCACTGCAATGCCCAGATGCCGCCCCGGCTCCTGCGCGAGCACTGCGTCCTGAGCGCCCGGGCCGAGCGCATGCTGGAGCTCGCCGTGCGCCACCACGGCCTGTCCGCCCGCGCCCACGACCGCATCCTCAAGCTTGCCCTCACCCGGGCCGACCTGGAGGGCCATGCCCGCATCGAGGACGTGGACATTCAGCTCGCCATCGACTGCCGCATCCTCGATCGCCGGGGGTGGCTGCACGCCAACACGCACGGTGCCCTGCCGGGACGCCGGGAGTCCTTCCCCCGGCCCGGCAAGCCCTGA
- a CDS encoding TonB-dependent receptor: MRLTRVLRETGVVLLAGLLFGSAALAQSSSSVIIGTVVNADPSANRAPLADVVVTATSPNLQGEQTVVTDSRGEYRIPQLPPGVYTLRFDTQGFKPFARSDIQLRLNRTIRVNVELLPEAFTEVIEVAGTPPTIDIGSTTQGVNVDQEFVRRIAVNRPGGKGGAARSFDSLAELAPGAQNDRYGVSVGGASSPENGFVVDGLSTNDPAFGINGSALSVEFVQDVNVVTGGYLPEFGRATGGVINAVTRSGSNEFHGSVFGNWTPGSLEGTRTVALNAGSVITGNNQLKNLGDFGATLGGPIIKDKLWFFAGVTPSFTRYTHTRGVNYFQFDEAGNPLLDENGDQRVLPIEGAERTYFADSRSIQYLGKLTYLINQDHNVALSVNGTPASTGGRGKLTINPQSGGLPAAQTINPNDIGLREITSGATSVGLKYSGSFNDKKLLLDVNAGWFHQVASTLPVDGSEVGDIYGSGLAGYSAVDYQKPRSLAYFENLGATAAVCDPADSTDPVICPVNTYRVGGPNLLTDGSLNRYQANAKATYLLNALGSHVFKAGLDVELLSYSQKKSYSGGVYFNETNLGNRIDPRTGATIPAGTYGWIDARRFGIQTRPDSAEVLPFLQSDVSSNTIGGFLQDSWTIASRVTLNLGLRYDVQQVYGSDGDLAMVLPNQWSPRLGAIVDPLANGRMKFFFNYARYYEQVPLNLADRQFPPERQVTAYRVAPTTPGGTNGCDPSTLEGQRTGCADPAYLAGSAETNRNPSRLYGGGKTEPTPIDPDLKPQSANEYVVGGEYEVVSNTRFGATYTHRNVGNVLEDMSRDNGATYFLGNPGEGFAQEFPKAQRDYDAVTLYLNRNFAGGWLAQASYTWSRLYGNYPGLFRPETGQLDPNITADFDLIELLENRTGLLPFDRTHSVKLFGAKEINFTNAISTNIGLSYRGNSGTPINYLGAHPSYLEDESFVLPRGSGGRTPWTNIIDTNIGLNYRINKDNVVSFTMDVFNLFNFQTVSTVDETYTLSSVYPVKGGTRADLPTKVQINTGDSAEDAANPVYLTEGEVNPNFGNGRTYQSPRQFRFGVRYTF; encoded by the coding sequence ATGAGATTGACCCGTGTGCTCCGGGAAACCGGAGTTGTGCTGCTTGCTGGCCTGTTGTTTGGCTCAGCGGCCCTGGCGCAGTCGTCGAGTAGCGTCATCATCGGTACGGTCGTCAACGCCGACCCGTCCGCGAACCGGGCTCCCCTGGCGGATGTCGTCGTGACCGCGACGTCGCCCAACCTTCAGGGTGAGCAGACCGTGGTTACTGACTCCCGGGGCGAGTACCGTATTCCCCAGCTGCCGCCGGGCGTTTACACCCTGCGCTTTGACACGCAGGGCTTCAAGCCTTTCGCCCGCTCGGATATCCAGCTGCGCCTCAACCGCACGATCCGCGTGAACGTGGAGCTGCTGCCCGAGGCCTTCACCGAGGTCATCGAGGTGGCGGGCACCCCGCCGACGATCGACATCGGCAGCACCACGCAGGGCGTGAACGTGGACCAGGAGTTCGTCCGGCGCATCGCCGTGAACCGCCCCGGTGGCAAGGGCGGCGCGGCGCGCTCGTTCGACAGCCTGGCGGAACTCGCCCCCGGCGCGCAGAACGACCGGTACGGCGTGTCCGTCGGCGGCGCGTCCTCTCCTGAGAACGGCTTCGTGGTGGATGGCCTATCCACCAACGACCCGGCCTTCGGCATCAACGGCAGCGCGCTGAGCGTCGAGTTCGTGCAGGACGTGAACGTCGTCACCGGTGGTTACCTGCCGGAGTTCGGCCGCGCCACGGGCGGCGTCATCAACGCGGTGACCCGCTCGGGCTCGAACGAGTTCCACGGCAGCGTGTTCGGCAACTGGACCCCGGGCTCCCTGGAGGGCACGCGCACCGTCGCCCTGAACGCGGGCTCCGTCATCACCGGCAACAACCAGCTGAAGAACCTCGGTGACTTCGGCGCCACCCTCGGCGGTCCGATCATCAAGGACAAGCTGTGGTTCTTCGCCGGTGTCACCCCGTCCTTCACCCGCTACACCCACACCCGCGGCGTCAACTACTTCCAGTTCGACGAGGCCGGCAACCCGCTGCTGGACGAGAACGGCGACCAGCGCGTGCTGCCCATCGAGGGCGCCGAGCGGACGTACTTCGCGGACTCCCGCAGCATCCAGTACCTGGGCAAGCTGACGTACCTCATCAACCAGGACCACAACGTGGCGCTGTCCGTGAACGGCACCCCCGCGAGCACGGGTGGCCGGGGCAAGCTGACCATCAATCCCCAGAGCGGTGGCCTGCCGGCTGCCCAGACGATCAATCCCAATGACATCGGTCTGCGCGAGATCACCTCGGGTGCCACGTCCGTGGGCCTGAAGTACTCCGGCTCCTTCAATGACAAGAAGCTGCTCCTCGACGTGAACGCGGGCTGGTTCCACCAGGTCGCGTCCACCCTGCCGGTGGACGGCAGCGAAGTGGGTGACATCTACGGCAGCGGCCTGGCCGGCTACTCGGCCGTGGACTACCAGAAGCCTCGCTCGCTGGCGTACTTCGAGAACCTGGGGGCCACCGCGGCCGTGTGCGATCCGGCGGACAGCACGGATCCGGTCATCTGCCCGGTGAACACCTATCGCGTGGGCGGCCCGAACCTCCTGACCGACGGCTCGCTGAACCGCTACCAGGCCAACGCCAAGGCGACCTACCTGCTCAACGCGCTGGGCAGCCACGTGTTCAAGGCGGGCCTGGACGTGGAGCTGCTCTCCTACAGCCAGAAGAAGTCCTACAGCGGCGGCGTGTACTTCAACGAGACCAACCTGGGTAACCGCATCGACCCGCGCACGGGCGCGACGATTCCAGCGGGGACCTACGGCTGGATCGATGCCCGCCGCTTCGGCATCCAGACCCGGCCGGACAGCGCCGAGGTGCTGCCGTTCCTCCAGTCCGACGTCAGCAGCAACACGATCGGTGGCTTCCTGCAGGACAGCTGGACCATCGCCAGCCGCGTGACGCTCAACCTCGGCCTCCGCTACGACGTGCAGCAGGTGTACGGCTCGGACGGGGACCTGGCGATGGTGCTGCCCAACCAGTGGTCGCCCCGCCTGGGCGCCATCGTGGACCCCCTGGCCAACGGCCGCATGAAGTTCTTCTTCAACTACGCGCGCTACTACGAGCAGGTTCCGCTCAACCTGGCGGACCGTCAGTTCCCGCCGGAGCGTCAGGTCACCGCCTACCGTGTGGCCCCCACGACGCCGGGTGGGACGAATGGGTGTGACCCGAGCACGCTGGAAGGCCAGCGGACCGGCTGCGCCGACCCGGCCTACCTGGCGGGCAGCGCGGAGACGAACCGCAACCCGAGCCGCCTCTACGGCGGTGGCAAGACGGAGCCGACGCCCATCGACCCGGACCTGAAGCCGCAGTCCGCCAACGAGTACGTGGTGGGCGGCGAGTACGAGGTCGTCTCGAACACCCGCTTTGGTGCCACCTACACGCACCGCAACGTGGGCAACGTCCTGGAGGACATGAGCCGCGACAACGGCGCCACGTACTTCCTCGGCAACCCGGGCGAGGGCTTCGCCCAGGAGTTCCCCAAGGCGCAGCGTGACTACGACGCCGTCACCCTCTACCTGAACCGCAACTTCGCGGGCGGCTGGCTGGCCCAGGCCAGCTACACCTGGTCCCGGCTGTACGGCAACTACCCCGGCCTGTTCCGTCCGGAGACCGGTCAGCTCGACCCGAACATCACCGCGGACTTCGACCTGATCGAGCTGCTGGAGAACCGCACGGGTCTGCTGCCCTTCGACCGCACGCACTCCGTGAAGCTGTTCGGCGCCAAGGAGATCAACTTCACCAACGCGATCTCGACCAACATCGGTCTGTCCTACCGCGGCAACTCGGGTACGCCCATCAACTACCTGGGCGCTCACCCCTCCTACCTCGAGGATGAGTCCTTCGTTCTGCCGCGTGGTTCCGGCGGCCGGACCCCGTGGACCAACATCATCGACACCAACATCGGGTTGAACTACCGGATCAACAAGGACAACGTGGTGTCGTTCACCATGGACGTGTTCAACCTCTTCAACTTCCAGACGGTGAGCACGGTGGACGAGACCTATACGCTCTCCAGCGTCTACCCGGTCAAGGGCGGTACGCGCGCGGACCTGCCCACCAAGGTGCAGATCAACACGGGTGACAGCGCCGAGGATGCGGCGAACCCCGTGTACCTCACCGAGGGCGAGGTGAACCCCAACTTCGGCAATGGGCGCACGTACCAGTCGCCCCGCCAGTTCCGGTTCGGCGTCCGTTACACCTTCTAG
- a CDS encoding MotA/TolQ/ExbB proton channel family protein — protein sequence MQFTLADIWAHTGLFARFIIFTLAFMSVASLVVMAERIFVFRKTRSDSRNFAAKMGAILAKGDLTAAANTNLGKDVGHLGRVINSGLTAYKISPSNKDVAVESVARALERQAQREVQSLKRGLGVLATVGSTAPFVGLLGTTMGIVNAFQLMAEAGSGGLGTISAGIAEALITTAFGLLVAIPAVMAYNFLQGWVDARSVDISESSNEFLDVVARQLTGGASSHS from the coding sequence ATGCAATTCACTCTTGCGGATATCTGGGCGCACACGGGCCTCTTCGCCCGTTTCATCATCTTCACCCTGGCCTTCATGTCGGTCGCATCCCTGGTCGTCATGGCCGAGCGCATCTTCGTCTTCCGTAAGACGCGCTCGGACTCGCGCAATTTCGCCGCGAAGATGGGGGCCATCCTCGCCAAGGGTGACCTGACCGCGGCGGCCAACACCAACCTGGGCAAGGACGTGGGCCACCTGGGCCGCGTCATCAACTCGGGACTGACCGCGTACAAGATCAGCCCCAGCAACAAGGATGTGGCCGTGGAGTCCGTGGCGCGCGCCCTGGAGCGCCAGGCGCAGCGCGAGGTGCAGAGCCTCAAACGCGGCCTGGGCGTGCTGGCCACCGTGGGCTCGACGGCGCCGTTCGTCGGTCTGCTCGGCACCACGATGGGTATCGTGAACGCCTTCCAGCTCATGGCGGAGGCGGGCTCGGGCGGTCTGGGTACCATCTCGGCCGGTATCGCCGAGGCGCTCATCACCACGGCGTTCGGCCTGCTGGTGGCCATCCCCGCCGTGATGGCCTACAACTTCCTCCAGGGCTGGGTGGATGCGCGCTCGGTGGACATCTCCGAGTCTTCCAACGAGTTCCTGGACGTGGTGGCCCGGCAGCTGACCGGCGGCGCCTCTTCCCACTCCTGA
- a CDS encoding energy transducer TonB, whose translation MFDSVLDRGAGPRGRFGTGAVVSVVLHVVLFAVAIYLSTRPPPLEEKEVEVTFKAAMAPPPPPPPPPPPPAASKPKTTPKKPVKKPDTIVQPKEIPQEKPPEQEPVEEPPAPEEPTEEAVEGGVEGGVAGGVVGGVVGGVLGGVLGGQVGGTGTDVLPFGAGMTRPEKIGGPSPQYTREALEARVQGLMIVKCVITTEGKVEKCRIIKPLPHMEQSVLDALYAQRYKPVTFQGRPVQVDYTFNIKLSLPR comes from the coding sequence ATGTTCGACTCTGTCCTTGACCGCGGAGCCGGCCCCAGAGGCCGGTTCGGCACCGGAGCCGTGGTCTCCGTGGTGCTGCACGTGGTCCTCTTCGCCGTGGCGATCTACCTGTCCACCCGGCCGCCGCCGCTCGAAGAGAAGGAAGTAGAGGTCACCTTCAAGGCCGCGATGGCCCCGCCGCCTCCCCCTCCCCCGCCGCCTCCCCCTCCCGCGGCCTCCAAGCCCAAGACGACGCCCAAGAAGCCCGTCAAGAAGCCGGACACCATCGTCCAGCCGAAGGAGATTCCGCAGGAGAAGCCGCCCGAGCAGGAGCCCGTGGAGGAGCCACCCGCGCCCGAGGAGCCGACCGAGGAGGCCGTCGAAGGCGGCGTCGAAGGCGGCGTGGCCGGTGGCGTGGTGGGTGGTGTCGTCGGTGGCGTGCTGGGCGGCGTGCTCGGTGGCCAGGTGGGTGGCACCGGCACGGACGTGCTGCCCTTCGGCGCGGGCATGACGCGGCCCGAGAAGATCGGCGGTCCCTCCCCGCAGTACACGCGTGAGGCGCTGGAGGCCCGCGTCCAAGGTCTGATGATCGTCAAGTGCGTCATCACCACCGAGGGCAAGGTCGAGAAGTGCCGCATCATCAAGCCCCTGCCCCACATGGAGCAGTCGGTCCTGGACGCCCTGTATGCCCAGCGCTACAAGCCGGTGACCTTCCAGGGCCGTCCCGTCCAGGTCGACTACACCTTCAACATCAAGCTCTCGCTGCCGCGCTAG